The nucleotide sequence CATACCGCCGACCGAATTCAACGGCAATTCATTTTTGAAGGCTCAGTCGGGCGAGTTCTATTTTGGCAGCACCATTGGTCTGTTCCGGTTTGACCCGCTGAAGCAAACGGCCCGGCCCCATGCCTTGTCCGTAGCGCTGACCGGTCTGCTCATCAATGACCAGCCCATACAGCCTGATTCGAACGTAACCGAGCTAAACACCCTGAAACTGTTGCCCCAGCAGTACACCGTAACGCTACAGTTTGGCGCAATTGATTACGTTAGTCAGGGAATGAACCGCTACCGGTATCGATTAACGGGCTATGATCAGGACTGGGTGGAAAGCGGAATCGTCAATACGGCACGTTACGTCAATCTGCCCGCCGGCCAATATACCTTCGAGGTGCTGGCGGCTGACGCCGAAGGACGCTGGACCCCTTCCGCGCGCCGGCTGGTCGTAACGGTTGTACCGCCTTTCTGGCAAAAAAGCTGGTTCGTAGCCTTGCTGGTGTTCTTAACCGGACTGATCGGCTATGTAAGTTTTCGCACATATCTGGTCGGGCAGTTACGTCGGCAGCGACGTGAGTTCAAACTTCAGGCAGTCTCGCAGGAAGCGGAACGCGAACGGATCGCCCGGGATCTGCACGACCACATCGGCCCCGATCTGGTGGCCTTAAAATTACAGTTGGAGGCCGCCAGCGAAGACGTAGAAACCGAACCTACGCGCCTGGTACTGGAACGCACTATCGAACAGGCTGATCGGATCATAACCGACCTTCGGCAGATATCACACGCACTCATGCCCACCGGCCTGCAACAGCAGGGATTGGCAATGACCCTGAGTAAGTTCGTTAGCCAGCTAAACGGCGGGTCCGGAAAACCCGAGATCAATTTCACGCACGCGCTCGACGAACCGTTGCCCGAATCGCATCAGCAGGCCCTGTTGCAGATTGCCAAAGAACTGATCAATAACGTTCTGAAGCATGCTCAGGCTACCGTAATCGACGTTGAACTGTATGAGCAGAATAACGAGGTTTTTCTGACGGTCTCTGATAATGGCCGGGGGTACGATCCCCGGGTCACTTCGCCAGCAACCGGTATCGGGCTGCGGAATGTCCGCAAAACGGTTAACCGTCTGCAGGGCCAGTTCACTATTTTAGCGAAACCAACCGGTGGGATGAGCCATCAGGTCGTGATTAAAAATAAGCTTATCGCTCCCAGACGATCTTCGAAATCGACAGGGCAGCCATAGCCACCAAAGCCAGACCAAGTACACCCGTTCCGAGGAGAATGGCGCCCATCGCCCAGCCCTTACCCCGGTAGTGCTCTTTGTTGCGGTTAATGGTTGTCAGGCTGGCTACACCCAGCAGAGTTGCCGAAAGCGGAACGCTGACGGCCAGCACCCAGGCCATTGTTGTGCCGCCCGGTACGAACAATAATCCAAAGGACAACACGGCCAGGCCCAGCGCAATCAGAGCCGGTTTGTAGGTTTTCCGGCTCGTACTGTGTCGGTCAATCTGGTGCGACTTAGGCGCGACGTGCGCGGCTGTTACGGCCCCCAGTAACCGGCTGAAGCGATGCCCCTGGTAGCTATCCGGATTCCGATGCCGGGAAGATTTCTCATCGGCTAAACCAGCTTTACTGGCTGACCGACTTACCGAGGGAATCGGCTCAGCTACGGCTCCGGGTTCATCAGACACGGGCCGGGCTAATGCTTCCGACAGGTCAGCGCTCCGGGGTAACGTGTCGGTCGAAGCCGTCAAAACGGCTAATCCTGGTTTTTGGTGTTCGAACGTAGTAGCCTGAGACTGGTAGTAGGCGTAACGGGCCGGGCCACAACCCGATACCAGAAGAACAATAGATAGAAGGAAGGCATGCCGACGGCCGCCAGATTGCGAACGAAGCAGGAACATGTAAGAGGCAGTAAAGGTTAAGTCATACGGTTCAGTTGGGAAAACTAGGGAATTGACCGTATTTTTGCAACCAATTCAGACAGTTCTTTTTTTATCGGTAGATTAAATAGTTTAGGCGGGATGCTCAACAGGCGACTACTCCGAATCAAGGTCATGCAGGCGTTATACGCTCTTCGGCAGGCCGAATTCTCTAACCAGCAACTGGCCCTCGACGGCATTGCTGATCTTTTCCAGCCCGACCTCAACTCGATGGTGCCGCAGGACAAACGGCAACTGGAAGGTTATCGACAGCTTGCGGGTCTGCTCTTTGAAGAAGCCATCAAAACCAATCAGCCCGCTCAGGACGAAGATGCGCCCCAGAAAGTGCTCAAGGCAGCGAACGACGGTCTGCTGTTTTACCAGATCCGGGGCAAGAAAGATCGCCAGCACCTGGCTCAGATGATGATCAAGCAGGTAAACGGCATTTATGAAGATTACCTCCGCGTTTTGCTATTACTCGTTGAACTGGGACAGGCCGCCCGCATTGATCGCCAGCGTCAGTACCGCGACGTTGACGAAACTCCATTCCCTTTCGAATCAGACCTCAATGACAACGGTGTTGTGCAGGCGCTGGCCGCGCATCAGCCGCTGCAGAACGAAGCTGTGCGGCATGGCATCTCGTGGGCCGATGATCTCGGCTTTGTGCGCAAGGCACTGCGCGAAGTCCTGAAAACCGACGAAACCTACCGCGCTTATTGCGAGAAAATAAAGCACACGTCCGATGAAGATCAGGCGCTGGTTCAGTACATTCTTCGGACGCTGATTTTCAAACATGAAGTTATCCGGGACCACCTGGCCGAGATTGACCTGAGCTGGATTGAAAACAGCGAGGTGGTGCGGGGACTGGCCATCCGTACGCTCAAATCGGCTCAGGGCCCGACCGGCCTGAAACTCGAACCCCTCACCGATGACTGGGAAGAAGACGAGCTTTTCCTGAATACCCTGTTTCAGAAGTCGCTCGAAAACGACGCCGAGTATGAGCAGTTGCTGGCCGATCAATTGAAAAACTGGGATGTGGAGCGCGTAGCCATTCTCGACAAGATTATCCTTAAACTGGCTGTCTGCGAGTTGCTTAACTTCCCCAACATTCCAATAAAGGTGACCATTAATGAATATATCGAACTGGCAAAGGCGTACAGTACGCCTAAAAGCGGTAAATTTGTCAATGGAATCCTCGACAACCTTTCCGAAAAGCTTCAGGCTACGGGGCGTTTACGTAAGAGTGGACGCGGGTTGTTAGACAATAAATAAGTTACGCAGTTATAGAGTATGACCGCTGGATAAACCCGGTAACTTTCGTTACTCATCAACTGTATAACAGAAAAACTCTTTTTGCAATGAGCAGAACTGGCCGCGATTTAACCTTTATTCTGACCGGAATTGCCACTGGCGCTATTATAGGCTTACTGTATGCCCCCGAACAGGGCAAGATTACGCGTGACCGATTGTCGTTTCGACTCTCGAAATACCGCGAACAGCTCGAACACATGATCAACGACCTGCTGAACTCAGCCGATCTGCCGGAGAACTTTTCGAAGAATGAAGGCCAGCGCGTGGTGAACGACGCCCGCGAGAAGGCCGAACGGCTCCTCGAGGACGTTGATCGGCTGATGGCGCAGATCAAGCAGCAGAACGCATAAATTACGTTAAAAAGGCTTTTACGGATTGTGGTTGGCTGACATAGCAGAAATCCTGTGGCTGCCAGCCACTAACTATAAACAGCCTATCACAATCTGGTTTTCACAGATGCACATCAGAAACTGGCTTCTCGTCGCGGCTCTGGCTGGTATTGGTCTCGGGCAGTTTAGCTGCGATAACCGGCAACAGGGCGAAACGGCAAAGGCGGCAGCGTCGGAGAAAATGCCGAGGATTACCTTCGCCGAGACAGGTGTCTTCGACTTTGGGCAATTGACCGAAGGTGATACGGTTGAGCATGTTTTCAAATTCACCAACACGGGCGAATTTCCGCTGATCATCAACAACATAACCGCTTCCTGTGGCTGCACAACGCCCGAATGGCCACGCGAACCGGTAGCCCCCGGCGCTACTTCCTCTATCCGGGTTCGGTTTAACAGCCGCGGCAAAAGCGGAGAGCAGAATAAGACCGTTACGGTCTTCGCCAATACGAACCCGTCGATGACGGACCTTCAGTTCAGAGCTATGGTGAAGCCGAAATCGGATTCAACAGGTTCTAATTCTTAACAGGCCAACCTTTTTATCACCCAGACTATGTACTCCATTCTTTTACAGGCTTCGGCCAGCTCCAACACATCAATGATCTCCAATGTGCTGTTATGGGTCGGTATCATTATCGTTTTTTACTTCTTCATGATTCGTCCGCAACAGAAAAAGCAGAAGGATCAGAAGAACTTTGTGGAAAACCTTAAAAAAGGAGATAATGTCGTAACCATCGGTGGCTTGCACGGCCGCATCGTATCCGTTGAAGGCACAACCGTAACTCTTGAAGTTGACCGGGGCGTAAAGATGGTCTTTGAAAAGTCGTCTATTTCGCGGGAAGCTACCATTACCAAACCCGAAGAAACCGAAAAGTAAGGCTTTAAACCAAGTTGCGCCTGTGCTGTTGATAGGTCAGCACACCAGCCCGGCTTCCTATACCCACGTTCAGCAACTGCCCTGTTTTATCTGTGATACCCGCTCAAAACGCCCGCCCATTCCAGCCAACAAAAGCATTGCTTTGTTTGGGCGCAGCCACGCTGTTCTGGTTTCTGAGCGCCTTAAACAGAAATGGCTACACCCTGAATGTAGAGTATCCGGTGCGGTTTGTGTATAACGACTCGCTATATGTGCCGACCACGCCCCTCCCCCGCACCGTGCGCGTAAACGTTTCGGGCGATGGCTGGGCGCTGCTACGTCATTCGTGGCTGCCGTTCCGGGTCGAGCCGGTCGATTACATGGTCAAAAACCCCTTGCAGGCATCGGTTATTAATACCTCCTCGCTGACCGCAGCGCTGGCTGAGCACATAAAAAAACTGCACGTAAATTACGTCGTGGCCGATACGCTCGAAATGGGCTTTGACCGGCGCATGATCAAAACGATCCGGCTCCTGCCCGATAGTCTGCACATTA is from Spirosoma taeanense and encodes:
- the nusB gene encoding transcription antitermination factor NusB, coding for MQALYALRQAEFSNQQLALDGIADLFQPDLNSMVPQDKRQLEGYRQLAGLLFEEAIKTNQPAQDEDAPQKVLKAANDGLLFYQIRGKKDRQHLAQMMIKQVNGIYEDYLRVLLLLVELGQAARIDRQRQYRDVDETPFPFESDLNDNGVVQALAAHQPLQNEAVRHGISWADDLGFVRKALREVLKTDETYRAYCEKIKHTSDEDQALVQYILRTLIFKHEVIRDHLAEIDLSWIENSEVVRGLAIRTLKSAQGPTGLKLEPLTDDWEEDELFLNTLFQKSLENDAEYEQLLADQLKNWDVERVAILDKIILKLAVCELLNFPNIPIKVTINEYIELAKAYSTPKSGKFVNGILDNLSEKLQATGRLRKSGRGLLDNK
- a CDS encoding YtxH domain-containing protein, translated to MSRTGRDLTFILTGIATGAIIGLLYAPEQGKITRDRLSFRLSKYREQLEHMINDLLNSADLPENFSKNEGQRVVNDAREKAERLLEDVDRLMAQIKQQNA
- a CDS encoding DUF1573 domain-containing protein, with the translated sequence MHIRNWLLVAALAGIGLGQFSCDNRQQGETAKAAASEKMPRITFAETGVFDFGQLTEGDTVEHVFKFTNTGEFPLIINNITASCGCTTPEWPREPVAPGATSSIRVRFNSRGKSGEQNKTVTVFANTNPSMTDLQFRAMVKPKSDSTGSNS
- the yajC gene encoding preprotein translocase subunit YajC, which gives rise to MYSILLQASASSNTSMISNVLLWVGIIIVFYFFMIRPQQKKQKDQKNFVENLKKGDNVVTIGGLHGRIVSVEGTTVTLEVDRGVKMVFEKSSISREATITKPEETEK
- a CDS encoding YbbR-like domain-containing protein, translating into MIPAQNARPFQPTKALLCLGAATLFWFLSALNRNGYTLNVEYPVRFVYNDSLYVPTTPLPRTVRVNVSGDGWALLRHSWLPFRVEPVDYMVKNPLQASVINTSSLTAALAEHIKKLHVNYVVADTLEMGFDRRMIKTIRLLPDSLHINLAPRFIVSSVINLTPRTIQVEGPEHLVRGLSDTVFVKIPRKRIVDNYDEEVPLNYFRHPLLHTSTDRVAVSFEVGELLSPPGQ